A genomic stretch from Telopea speciosissima isolate NSW1024214 ecotype Mountain lineage chromosome 7, Tspe_v1, whole genome shotgun sequence includes:
- the LOC122670131 gene encoding phosphatidylinositol transfer protein 3-like — protein sequence MSVVLKKSTSNGNEELSTSEEKQEKINEVRRLLGTLPAKLSIFCSDASISRYLRARNWNTKKATKMLKETLKWRSEYKPEEIRWEEVAHEAETGKIYRSNYVDKYGRNVLVMRPGCQNTKSTKGQIRYLVYCMENAILNLPPEQEQMVWLIDYLGFKMSNISVKVAVETAHVLQAHYPERLGLAILYNPPKFFESFYTVVKAFLEPKTARKVKFVYSDDLNTKKIMEDLFDMDKLEVAFGGNNQMGFNIDEYAERMREDDKRMPTFWTRENSLVNPQPSLANATPCAPVDVESDSDDSRQKNSFSQGVDSGECMPDDSSVAVNGSSSGA from the exons ATGAGCGTGGTTTTGAAGAAATCCACTTCAAATGGCAATGAAGAACTATCAACATctgaagagaaacaagaaaag ATTAATGAAGTGAGGAGGTTGTTAGGGACATTGCCAGCTAAGTTGTCCATATTCTGTTCTGATGCATCTATTTCAAGATATTTGAGGGCACGGAACTGGAATACTAAAAAAGCAACTAAAATGCTGAAGGAAACATTGAAATGGAGGTCCGAATACAAGCCTGAAGAGATTCGCTGG GAAGAGGTTGCTCATGAAGCTGAGACAGGTAAAATATACAGATCAAATTATGTGGACAAGTATGGGAGAAATGTTCTCGTCATGCGACCTGGTTGTCAG AACACAAAGTCAACAAAAGGACAAATTAGGTATTTGGTATATTGCATGGAGAATGCGATTTTAAATCTGCCACCCGAACAAGAACAGATGGTCTGGCTCATTGATTACCTGGGCTTCAAGATGTCAAATATTTCTGTGAAGGTAGCTGTGGAAACAGCCCATGTTTTACAAGCCCATTACCCAGAAAGGCTAGGTCTGGCTATCCTGTACAATCCACCCAAGttctttgaatccttttataCG GTGGTGAAAGCCTTTCTAGAGCCCAAGACTGCCAGAAAAGTAAAGTTTGTTTACTCAGATGACCTCAACACCAAGAAGATTATGGAGGACCTCTTTGACATGGACAAGCTGGAGGTGGCATTTGGAGGAAATAATCAGATGGGTTTTAACATCGATGAGTATGCTGAAAGGATGCGAGAAGATGACAAGAGAATGCCCACATTTTGGACCAGAGAGAATTCTCTTGTCAACCCACAACCATCCCTGGCAAATGCCACTCCTTGCGCCCCAGTTGACGTGGAATCCGATTCCGACGACTCTAGACAGAAGAATTCATTCTCTCAAGGGGTTGATTCAGGAGAATGCATGCCTGATGATAGTTCAGTAGCAGTCAATGGTAGTAGCAGCGGTGCTTGA